aCAAAGCAGGGAACaggtgatgggatggatcacttgattacttgttcttttcattccctttgaagtgcctggtattggccactattagaagtcagaatactgggctagtggacctttggtcagatCCAGTATGACtattttatgttcttatggagtGCTCCCAGAAGCCCCATTgctgcccacctcctttcctAAACCATGATAGTTTGACTGCAGTTAGGACCGTCGCTACCTGTGAACAAGAACGAGGCAAGGGTTGCTTCTTAGTGTTTATTCGATAGCTACAGGAACTCCTATCTTTGCACTCCTATCAATGAGAGTCACGAGCCCAAGAGTGTAGATCTATTTGGTGttatttaattttagaaaataaacattaaaagACTAAGTGTTTTACCTCAGCCCTTTATACTAAGTGGCATGTATTATAGAAGCATTGTGGAACAACCCTTGCAAAGGAAATGATAAGATTTTAAACTAACAATGTACCTAAGCATGATTCATTCAGATGCCAACACAAATTTTACAACAGAATAAGCTTATCCAAGGTCAACGACCCACCATGGTAAACactgaaaatgaacatttttgaaaatggtgTTTAATTACTGAGATGAATATTAATACAACAAAGATCAGGCCTAGATGACAATGACAAACTAGAAAATTGATCTTTAAATAAATGCAGAATAACTATTGTAAAGAATCTATGTGTGGTTCTTAAGAACTATATTTAAAAGCTTTATATCATCCTCTAGCAACTTTTTCaacacttttttgttttgctctgcCTGAATTCCACAGAAAACATGTTTCATAGCATCAAGAATAGCCGTAGCTTTTTTACTAATATCCTCTGGGACATATTTCTTGTTGGAACTATCAATATATGTAGTTAGCTGAGGACTAAAATCATACAGCAGGTTAATAAATGCTCTTAGCTTTCTGATTTCTGCTGTGTCCTCTTCTACTTCTACTGTTTTCTCTTCTACCTTTTCTTCTGGAGGTGATGGTTTAGGCTGGTGATACAGTTGACCTAGAGAAGCCTCCGCTTCTTTTTCCACAATAAGAGCTTTCTTTATATAGCTTTCAGATGATTCAACATACTCTTTGAGATGTGGATTTTGTTTAACATAATCTGGTGGTTTCTGTAACAATTTTTTTAGCTTTTTAATCTTTTCCAAGATTGCTTCACCTACGGGTTGATGTTTCACAGTGTCATATACATGTAGCTTTTTCACCTTTGCAACATGtttctgtttttctacttttttggTGATGTTTTCTGTTTCTTTGAGTTTTTGTACATACTTTAAAGACTGCACCAGATTTTCTAGGGATCCATTTGTTAACTGATCAAAAGTTTTactcttttttgttaaaacaccaTTTTCGTATGTCATAAATAATTTTTTCAGGGGGGTTGTTGAGCTAGAAGACTCATTAGTGTGTAAAACAACCGAAACGTCAGTGTCAGTTCGAAGTCTCCAAAATGGTGTTGTTGTAGATACAGTAAATTTTTTCGTAACAGCAGATTTTTTCTTTGACTTCTTTTGTTTTATACCATATTTTTGGCCTACATTTAACCAAAGGGAGTCAATACTCTGATTGACATATGATTTTACTATATTGGGTGTAAAGAGAGTTTGCTCAGTTGGTGAAGCCTGTGTAGGAACATTTTGTATCATATCCTGCAGAATCGCCACGAGGCTCTTCagggttttttcttctttcttttcttctgatCCAAAAGGTATAGTATGTGATTCTATAAAAGATTACCAAATAATTATAAAGTACACTCATAGAAATTGCAAGTGCACCTGTATCATGAGTAAAACAAATTTCAGCTATATCTGGACTTTTGCCATAACTTTTAATGATTTTCATATTTATAGAAAATCTATGATTTTTTACATTTTGAATGTAACCCTGCCTCCTTAAATGAATTATGATGGGCATTTGCATGGAGTTTCTCTTTTGCAAGCCTGCAAATTGGGAACTTTTCTATTTTTAGTTATGCTGAAATATGGACAGAGGCACAATTCTACAAGAGCTAGCTGCTTGAAACAGATCTTGTCGACAAAAATCTGAATGATGCAATTTTACAGTTGGGATCTGCAAACACATTGCTGTAAATGAGAGCTAGGAGTTCTTACCATAAATTGTTAAGTTGTCTGTTCCTAAGGTTGTAACCTGGATAGAAGAGGTTGGGTTCACAGTGATCTGTTAAGCataaaaacaatgtatttgaaATCTGACTTCTACTTTATTATAACAATATTTTTCTTCATATTATTAgtctacataagaacggccatattgggtcagaccagtggtccatccagcccagtatcctgtctgcggacagtggccaataccatatgccccagaaggagggaacagaacaggtaatcctcacatgatcccttccctgtcacccacttccagagaaaaaGCTGCCCCTTTTCCATTATTACGGGGGCAATAATTAAGACAGATTTTCAAACAGAATAATTTGGCCTAGTCA
Above is a genomic segment from Pelodiscus sinensis isolate JC-2024 chromosome 14, ASM4963464v1, whole genome shotgun sequence containing:
- the LOC102453278 gene encoding uncharacterized protein LOC102453278 isoform X2, which translates into the protein MLHRDLGVLRNRESDVRILDDALQHTLETVKHIKITVNPTSSIQVTTLGTDNLTIYESHTIPFGSEEKKEEKTLKSLVAILQDMIQNVPTQASPTEQTLFTPNIVKSYVNQSIDSLWLNVGQKYGIKQKKSKKKSAVTKKFTVSTTTPFWRLRTDTDVSVVLHTNESSSSTTPLKKLFMTYENGVLTKKSKTFDQLTNGSLENLVQSLKYVQKLKETENITKKVEKQKHVAKVKKLHVYDTVKHQPVGEAILEKIKKLKKLLQKPPDYVKQNPHLKEYVESSESYIKKALIVEKEAEASLGQLYHQPKPSPPEEKVEEKTVEVEEDTAEIRKLRAFINLLYDFSPQLTTYIDSSNKKYVPEDISKKATAILDAMKHVFCGIQAEQNKKVLKKLLEDDIKLLNIVLKNHT
- the LOC102453278 gene encoding uncharacterized protein LOC102453278 isoform X1 — encoded protein: MAGERLLLLAAALALLPARGAPAEEPAPAMQALQHTLETVKHIKITVNPTSSIQVTTLGTDNLTIYESHTIPFGSEEKKEEKTLKSLVAILQDMIQNVPTQASPTEQTLFTPNIVKSYVNQSIDSLWLNVGQKYGIKQKKSKKKSAVTKKFTVSTTTPFWRLRTDTDVSVVLHTNESSSSTTPLKKLFMTYENGVLTKKSKTFDQLTNGSLENLVQSLKYVQKLKETENITKKVEKQKHVAKVKKLHVYDTVKHQPVGEAILEKIKKLKKLLQKPPDYVKQNPHLKEYVESSESYIKKALIVEKEAEASLGQLYHQPKPSPPEEKVEEKTVEVEEDTAEIRKLRAFINLLYDFSPQLTTYIDSSNKKYVPEDISKKATAILDAMKHVFCGIQAEQNKKVLKKLLEDDIKLLNIVLKNHT